In the bacterium genome, ATCCGTGCCCTGATACTCAAAGTAAGCGAACAGCAGACCGTCGCGGTGAAAGATGGAATAGTTGGATATATGACATTTCTTGATCATATCCAAGACCTCTGGCCAGACGTCGGCATGATATGCTTTGTATTCAGCCAGTCGTTCGGACTTGACGCCGATGATTTGTCCAAAACGTTTCATCAATCGTTCTCCGG is a window encoding:
- a CDS encoding L-rhamnose mutarotase, which produces MKRFGQIIGVKSERLAEYKAYHADVWPEVLDMIKKCHISNYSIFHRDGLLFAYFEYQGTDFAADMAKMAADPKTQEWWSIMMPMQTPLPDREEGAWWADMEQVFHLD